A stretch of DNA from Lysinibacillus sp. B2A1:
TTCCATTCTATAACTTCCGTCAAACACCACTTGTACGTGGTTTAGATCCATGGTGGATTGAAAAACAAGAAGGTAATAAAGAAGTTACATTTGCTGAGCCATTAGGTGATATCCATATGCCAAACAACTCTGCAATTCCTTTCGTAATTTCCATGGGTCTGTTTATTGCGGCATTCGGTGCTCTTTACAATCCAGATGCAGATAAGCCATGGTCTATTTATGTATTGATCATTGGTCTAGCAATTACATTTGGTGCTATGATTTTCCGTTCTATTAAGGACGACCACGGCTTCCACTTACACAAAGAAGAAATTATTGAAATTGAAGAAAAACTTTACGGCAAAGGAGGAAATAAATAATGGATTTCAATACTAAATTTACTCCTCATACTTGGCCAGATCATCCTGAACAAGCTACGATGGAAGGTAAAAATAAAGTCGTTGGTTTCTGGATTTTCCTTGCCTGTGAAGTTGTACTTTTCGCAAGTTTATTCGCTACTTACTTAGCGCTTAAGAACAAAGGGCCAGCAGGCATGGAGTTCACAACGCAAGGTTTATTTGAATTACCTTTAGCATTTGCAATGACGATGTTACTTTTAACATCATCTCTAACATCTGTATATGCAATTTACCATATGCGTAACTTTAACTTTAAAGGTATGCAAACTTGGTTAGCAATTACTTTAGCTCTAGGTCTTGGATTCTTAGCACTTGAAATCTATGAATTCCAACACTATGTGCACCTTGGTTTTACATTTAACCAATCTGCTTTCGCAACTGCATTTTACTCTTTAGTTGGTACACATGGTTTCCACGTATGTTTAGGACTTGTATGGATTGCAACATTAATGATTCGTAATGCTAAACGTGGACTAAACTTATATAATGCACCTAAATTCTTCGTAGCTGCTTTATATTGGCACTTTATTGACGTAGTTTGGGTATTCATCTTTACAGTAGTATACTTGATGGGAGTGATCGGATAATGTCATCACACGATACACCTATAGTTGCTAAGTCACAGGCACAATACGAGTATGATCGTCATCATAATGCCGTTCATATGCGTAAACAGGTAATCAACTTTGCGATTATGATTTTCTTTACATTTATCGCGTTCGCAGTAGTTGCAGCCGATTTTTCTAAATACTTAATATTCCCGTTTGTTTTATTACTTGCTGGAGTTCAAGTTGTTCTTCAACTTTACTCTTTCATGCACTTAGAAGACAAAAAAACTCACTTCGGTGGTGTAATTGGCTTCTTCATGTGGATGGGAATTTTAATCGCATTTACATTCTTCTTAGCATTCTTAACTATTATTTGGTGGTAATCACCAAAGAAGCACGTTCTCTACATTTATGTAGGAACGTGCTTTTCTTGTTTGTACTTATAACTTGATAAATGTCATTTACAAGTTTTCAAAATATTTATATCATCAACTTAATATGCCTAGACTATCAATAGTAATTTGTTCACCTTTCGTTCATTGCAGTATAGTTGTAAGCGTTCTATAATAGGAGTACTGAAGTTTAAAGGAGTGCGTTCTGTATGCCACTTAGTATATTTGGTTTCCAAGCTTTATGGAGCCCGTATTTAATAGGGGTTCTCGTTTTCATAACAGTCATCTACTTTTTAGTCACAACAAAGTGGCGTAAGGATTTTAAAGAAAGTGAACCTCTGAAAAAGGGAGAGGCAATTTATTTTGTACTGGCAATGGTAACGATTTATATTATTAAGGGATCTCCAATAGATTTAATGGCGCACATTATGTTTACAATGCATATGGTGCAAATGGCTATTTTATTATTACTTGTTCCGATTTTCTTAATTAAGGGAATTCCTTGGTGGGTATGGAATGTTGCAATAGAAGCGCCTGTTGCTAGAAAAATATTTAAAGTGTTTACGTTACCTGTTGTAGCAGTCTTTGTCTTTATCGGTTTGTTTTCTTTCTACCATTTACCATCAGTTTTAGATTACATTAAACTAAATGAAACTTTACACGGTACATATACATTTGTACTATTTGTATCTGCTGTTTTTATGTATTGGCCATTAATTCAAAGCATGCCTAATCGTTCACAAATGAAGCCTTTGTATAAATTAGCTTATATAATTGCTAATGCAGTATTAATTACACCTGCATGTGCATTAATCATTTTTGCGCCCAACGCTATGTATGAAACCTATACAAATGGTGATGCTTGGCTAAAGGCAATGGAACTTTGTGTACCAGCCTCTACATTATCTGGATTATCTCTATCAGGTCCAGAGCTCTTTACTGATATGAAGCCTGTTGCTGATCAGCAACTAGGTGGTGTTCTGATGAAAATATTACAAGAGCTTATTTTCGGTGTATTACTTGGATCAATCTTTATTAAATGGTATCGCTCAGAACAAAAGGATCCAGATAAAATTACTGCTGATGCATTAAAGGCCCATCAACAAAAATGGGAAAGTCAACAGCAACATTAATTGAAAGTAGAAATTTTCTATAAGGAGTTTTGTGAATGGAACTGCAAATTTTACCTACTCTAAGTACATCATTCATCGTGATCAGTGCAGTACTTGTAGCGATTGGCTGGGGCTTGATTATAAAAAGAAAAGTTGAGGCACATAAAAAAGTAATGTTGGCTGCTGGTATTGCGGCACTTATCTTCTTTATCATTTATGCATCACGTACAGTATTTATTGGTAATACAGCATTTGGTGGTGGAGAAGATTTAAAACCATATTATACGTTCTTCTTAATTTTCCACATTATTTTAGCTACTACAGGAGCTGTATTTGGGATTGTGAGCATTATCTCTGGTTTAAAAATGAATATTAAGCTTCACCGTCGTATTGGACCGATTACAAGTATTATTTGGTTTTTTGTAGCCATTACAGGGGTGTTAGTGTACGTTTTACTTTATGTTTTATTTGAACCAGGTGAAACAACTTCTGTTATTAAAGCTATTTTAGGGGTTTAACAAAAATCTCCCACTTTTTATTGAGAAGGTGGGAGATTTTTTATGGATGTCTGATTAAATAAAGAAAGAACAACAACGACTAGTAAAGGGCCAATTAAAATTCCGAGAAACCCAAATATTTTAAAGCCGATAAACATAGCAATAAATGTTGTAAGAGAGGAAAGTCCAACTTTATTGCCAATTACTTTAGGTTCAATCATACGTCGAACCAAAAATAAGACAATGGTTAACACCACAAGTGCAATAGCAAAGACATAGTCACCTGTAAAGGCTTTATATATCGCCCAAGGCAAGAGCAATATAAATGAATCTAAAAAAGGAATAACATCTAAAATAACAAGCAAAAGTGCTAATATAAGTGGAAATGGTGTTTTAAGTATAAAAAATGTTCCAAAGGCAATAGCAAAAATGCAAATACCAACTAAAAATTGTGCTTTCATAAAACCGAACAAAGCAAGTTTTACTCTTTGACCAATAAATAATATTTTTTGATGATAGTGAAAGGGAAAGGGTGCTAACATTTTACGATTGATGGCTGGCAGCTCTAAAAGTAACATATATAGTACAATCCAATAAACAAATATATCAAACAGACGTGAAGGAATATAGGTAAGCAATGATGACCAAACATTTACGTTTGTTAAAGATAAAGCAAATTTTTCAATGGATGTTAAAGCTCGTGAAATGAGTAGTTGAATTTGGATGACAAGATCTACTGGTAAATGATACGTATAGTTAGAAAGCTTGGATTGCATTTGAATCCATATGGATGACAGTTGATTGAGATAATTAGGAATATGAATGATGAATGTTGAAAATTGTTTCCAGCTTATAAATAGTATGAGGATACATAGTAATATGGTTATACTTAAAAAGAATATAAAAAAAATGGACACAATAATTTTACGTTTTTTTCGGAATCTTTTGCTGATACGAATGTTAAAGGGCTCTAATAATATGGCGGTGACGTAGGCAAGTAATATTGGCAATGATAGCGATATAAACCAAAGAAGTGCTATTCCTAATGCAATAACAATTATTGGGTGGCGAAAAAAAGGGTGTTTTAAAAATTGTAGCATTTGATCTCACCTACATCCTATGAAAGATAATATTAGTATGAGACGAAAAAGTATTTTTACTCAAAATAAAAAAGACTGGACCACCAGTCTTTTCAAAACGATATATGAAGCTGTTATCGCAAAGGAGAGTTTGAGTCTTCCTGCTTCCAAAATTAGGAACATAGCTATTACTAAAAAATTATAGATTAGCGTGCTTTAACAGGTTCAAGATTGTTTTTATTTGTTGTTTGGATTGCGAATTCATCTAAGTCTAATTTAACCTTTTTTAAGATTTCTTCGCATTTTTTTACTAGGTGCGCTGGATAAACTTCATCATCACCATATTCAACACCATGTGGGTAATAATATTTACCAAGTGCTGGTTTCATTAACGTTAGGATTGCGTCGTGTGCACCAACGTCACCAGAAATTGCATATGCGAATACACGAAGGTAATAACGACCTTCACGAGTATCAAAACGCTTATCAAATGTCATACGCTCATAATCCCAGCCGCCGTCACATTCTAAACCATTTTTTTTCATAATGCTTTCAATAAGTTCTTGATCAGCTGTTAAATTTTCAAGGTTAGTATTTTCAAAATACATGTATAATCCTCCTTTAGGTTCTCGTACAAAGTATACGCTCATTTTTATAATAGAGCATATTCGACATTGTTGCAATGACAACATTGTGTCAACCCAATTACAATTGATATAATAACTTACAATACTGGTGATGAAAAGGAGTCATGTATGAAAGCTTTATTCCGCATTCTTATGGCATGTGCTGCAATTGCGTTAATCGGCTTTATGTTTTTTAATACACCACGTGAAAATGAGCCACTTGAAGGACCGAATGCTAATTCTAATATTATACCAAAAACAGAATTAAAGCAGCCAGAAGTTGGAGCAATGACAAGGCCGGAAAGTGGGATGTCGACATTTATTGGTCAAGGTGTTCAAGCAATTGTGAAACAATACGGGGAACCAGCACGAAAGGAACCATCGTCTTTTGGATATGATTGGTGGGTATATAGTACGAGTGCCACTGCATTTTTTATGGTAGGAGTTCAAAATAATATAGTGACACAAGTATACATAGCTGGGGAAGATTTGGACGCCTATCCTTTCAAAGTTGGACAAAAACGTGACGAGATTTATCGAATGACAATCATTGATTATGAAGTAGCGGCAAATGTTGATGATAATATTTTTGTTTTTTCGATGAGTGAAGAAGATATGCAGACCCGTTTACTTGTGAAATTCGATGGACTTTTTGCACAGCTTTATATAGATAGAGAAACAAGTGAGCTACAGGGTATACGCTTTACTAATAGCGAAACGCTTGTTCTTCATCAACCATACGAAATGACTTATCAAGGTGAGCTTGTTATACCTACACCTCCGTCTTCTTTTTTACAGCAGGAAATCAATGAAGCAAATGCAGAACAGCTTGACGATTTACTGAATGTTACTAGAGTACATCATCATCTACTTCCACTAAAAGTTGATGTAACACTAGGAGAAGCAGCTAAAATGCATAGTGAGGATATGAAAGTTCAAAACTTTATTGGGCATGAATCACCTACAAATGGGGATTTAAAAAAGAGATTAGAAACACAAGGGATTGAATATAGTGAGGCAAATGAGAATCTAGCGACGGCTTATTTTGATGCTATAGAGGCCATGCACGGTTGGCTCAATTCTGCTGAGCATCGAAAAGTTATTTTGAATGAAAAATATGCAACAGTTGGCTCTGGTGTCTTTTTAAATTATTATACACAAATTTTTATTGAGCCCTCCTCACAAAATATGGATAGTGAGAATATTGACTCAGAAGAACCTGTAGAGACTATCGATGAGTCAACACAATAAAATAGTATCTGTAACTGAAGATTAACTTGGTCAGCCGAGTTGAACTTCAGTTTTTTCATTTTCTAAATGGTCTGTTAAGACTAAAGCCTCTACCTACATTTTTCGTCACACCGTTACAGACGCCGTCATATGATAGAGAACTGAAAGGGGGAATGAGGCATGCAATTAGCTGAGCTGTTAAAGGATTGGCCATGTAGTGTGACTGGTGGGTCTATTCGTACTATTGTTACAGGTGTTGAGGACTATGCACAGGCTGTAAAACCAGGAGATATTTTTATAGTAAGAAAGGGCAAGAAAACGTCTGGTAGCCGCTTTGTAAAAGAGGCGTTGGCACGTGGGGCTGTAGCCATTGTTTCAGAGGAAAGTATCTCACTACCTATTACTGATCAAAATATTCCTTTTGTTTGGGTTCCGAATACTGCCTTATTTTTATCGTATGCAAGTGCAAAGCTTGCGGCCTTCCCAGCAGAAGCATTGACGGTAATCGCCATTACTGGGACAAATGGAAAAACAACAGTAAGTCACTATGTAAGCCAATTGTTAAGAGCTTTACATAAAAATGTAGCTGTTATTGGAACAGTTGGATTTTTTATAAATGGACAAAAACAACAAACTATATATGAACAATTAACAACACTGCAGGCAAAGGAACTGCATCCAATTTTAAAGCAATGTGCACAAAATGGTGTTACACATGTTGTTTTAGAGGCTTCATCAATGGGATTACAGCAGCATCGATTGGATCATTGTGATATTGATTGTGGTGTCTTTTTAAATTTAACAGAGGATCATTTAGAGGATCATGGAGGACTTGAAGGGTATAAGCGTGCGAAAAAAAGGCTGGCAGATTTATCGAAAAAACTAGTGTTAAATGGAGATGATAATTTCTGTCGTTCTGTTGGTATTTATGATAAGAAAAAATCCTGCTCATTTGGCTTTGACAATCACAATGATTTACATATCCAAATTGTCAGTGAATCCATTGGCAAAACGGTACTCTGTCTACAAACATCCTCAAGTGAGCATATCGTAGAAATTCCTTTCGTTGGGAAATATCATGTACAAAATGCTGTAGCCGCGTTGATGGCTATATGGCGCTTAGGTTTTTCAATTGAGGAGATAGCTGAACATATGTGGTCATTAAGACTACCAGAAGGCAGACTTGAAAAAATAGACAATTCATTTGGCATCGATGTGTATGTGGATTATGCACATACTGCAGAGGCATTACAGGCTGTATTACAGACATTCGATCGATCGAAAACACTTTATCTAGTATTTAGCTGTGGAGGAAATCGGGATAAGGCAAAACGTTTTGCTATGGGTGCTGTAGCTAGCAAGTATGCAGATATTATTTTTTTAACAACTGACAATCCACGTGATGAGGATCCAATCTTAATTAATGAAAGTATCATAGCAGGTTTTACGGAACAGCAATATTATGAAATTTATCTAGATCGCAAGGTTGCGATTCATAAGGCATTAGAAAAGGCTGAAAAAGGTGATATTGTCCTTGTTGCCGGAAAAGGGCATGAACAAACTCAACAAATAAAAAATGAAAAATTCCCTTTTTCCGATCAACAATGTGTCCGTGATTATTTTCTAAATCTTATGCCTGAGAGCGGCGTTGAATGACAAAAAATGATCCAGTTGCAATAGCTAGCTTGCGTCCAGTTTCATCCTCGATATCACATTCCATTACAAGTGTTTGACGTCCTTTATGTACAAAGCGTCCACGTGCAATTAGCTCTTTATTTGTAGTTGTAGCAATATAAGAGACATTCATATTTGTTGTGACCACATTAAAGCCTTCTGGTACAGAACGAGAAGCCAATCCTCCCATTGCTGCATCCGCAATTGTTGCAATAATTCCACCATGTGGGACCTTAATTGTATTATGGATAACTGGTGTAATTGGAATTCGAACCTCACTAATTTCTGACTCAAATTTACCTACCATATGTAGGGCAGCATTAATATATCGTCGATGTACCCCTTGTTGCTTTGCACGAAGCCCTGATAATAAATGCAATAAAACCTCTTCATCTTCAGCAGTGCTTTCTTGTAAAAAATTTGCTAGTAATTCTTCGATTTGTTCTTTGGATGATGTAGCCAACATAAAAACTCCTTCATGTAAAAATATCAATAATGTAAAATTACCACAAAATCTGTTATGATGGGTAAGAGATTGGGGGAATTAACTATGATGATGACCTCTGACTGGGTAATCATACTGGATGAGGCCGATGCGCTTTGTGAGATGATCCTTTCCTCTGAGCCTGCGAAAATACTGCAACAAGCTTATGATGCTGTCTATAGCGATGTTCAATTAATCGAAGCTATACACGCATTTAATCGCATGAAAGAGCAGTACGAAGATGTACAACGTTTCGGAAAATACCATCCGGACTATCATACAATCATGAAATCGATTCGTCAGCAAAAGCGCGCACTCGATTTAAATGAAAAGGTTTCAGCCTTAAAGATAGCTGAAAACGATTTTCAAGATTTACTCGACGAGATAAGCCTGCTTATAGGAAAAACTGTATCAGAAGCAGTAAAAGTGCCTGTAAGTAATCCTTTCTTTGCATCTGGTTCTTCATGTGCTGGAGGCTGTGGTTCAGGTGGTTCTTGTTCTTGCTCTGCATAATAGCAAGATTTTTTTAGACTGTATACAAACTCCGATGATGGCGAGTGTATACAGTTTTTTTATGTCAATTCAGACTTTGATTTAATAATCCACTGAATCAAGAAAACTTGCGATGAGGATTATGGATTCCTGAGGGAGATTTTTAGTAGAATATAATTAATATGAAAATTAAATTATTTTCGCAGAGGTGAATCGTAGCATGATTGCGAAAAACGTATGGAAGAATGTTGTAGAGATAGAGTGTGAACTCGAACTATCAGAGGATGTAATGAAATGTATTGATGACAAGGTGGATTTCTTAAATCGTCAGGAGCAGAAGATCAAATCATTTATAAACCTATACATTGCCAATCAAATTGTTATAAATATAAATGAGGAAATTGCAGCAGAGGGTAAAGTAATTTTATCAGATGATACAGAACTTACTTCACCAATTACAACAAAGCAAGTAGAAGAAGCCATGTATCCGCTTTATTTTTTGATGGATCATGAATCTGAGCTGTTAATTGATTTTGATACAAAGCCAAATTATTTACAAGGACATTTAGCAACGCTTGTTGTTAAACAAAATAATATATTGCATTTTGGAGGAATAAATGGCTAGAGAGCATAGAACAGCGTTTCAATTCAAGAAATGGGCTATTGATTTGTATGAACCAGCAACTGTAGACGAAATACAGCAGGTTGAAAAAGAACTACAAATAGTGCTACCGAAAGTATATAAAGAGTTATTAGGTGCATCAAACGGTGTGTATGGTAATTTAGTTCAGCTATATTCAACAGATGGATTAATTGAAATGAATAAAACATATGAAGTTCAAAATTATGCACCAGGCTATGTTTCTATTGGTAACGATAATGGTGGGTATCATCTTTTAATGAGGGCGGTAGAGGAAGCTGTTAACTTCCAATTAGTAAGTGATGGATATGGTGTTCCTACCGAAAATGATATAACTGATAATTTTCTTTCATGGTTGAATAGTGATGCGGGAGATCCTTGGAGAAATGAATAGTTGGTAAAAGTGGTTTCGGGAAAGTAGATAAAAGCCTTTGATAGAAAATTTAACCTTTTAGAAAAATGCTCTCTGAAAGGCTTGAAATACAGTGATTTAAAGTCTGTTTCTCAGCACAGAAAGAATGGAAACGTTTTGCATGAAAGGGTAAGTGTGATTTGAGGAAAGCGGCTATCTCGGTAATTTCAATTCTCGCACCATTTATCTTCATTCAGCAAATGTTTTTTGCATTAAAAGCAAAGCGCAGATACAATTACGCCAAGGCGAAATTGATTGTATAGGCGAAAAAATAAGCATTGCCTTGTAATTGTCATTACTATGTTAAACTAAATAACATAAAAAGGGGAGTGGTATGATGCGAGAAAATTGGCGTAAACAAGCGATTACGGATATATTGAATAAGTTTAATGTAGCTGGAGAGAAGGAGCTGGAAACAGTATTGATGGAGCATGCTCAAGTTTCGCTACGATTCGAGCTTGCTAGTAAGGAAAATTATGAGCAAATTGGGAACAGTCGTATAGCAGGATGCCCTGATTTACCACCATCTATAGAATGGCCATGTACTGAGGATGGAGAAGCTTATACTTTTTTAGCGCAAATAAATTTGAGTGAATTGCCATTTTTGCCTTCAGATGATTGGCCATCATCGGGGATGTTTTATTTCTTTTTAGGTTTGGACGAGCCTGCCTATGATGTTGAGCATCAAGTCATTTATTATAACGGTGACTTAGCAAATTTGACCTTGGCAAGCTTGCCTGAAGGCGTAGAGGGAGTAAATGCGGAAGAACGTGATTTTATTTCTCATCAAGTAACTTGGCAACCTTGTTTGTCATTGCCTGATTTAGGGGAAGACTCAGAAATGCTGTTTGAGGAATATGAGGACATTTATACAGAGGTGTGTGGTGTAAGTGATGCGCTTGCTGGAGGATTGCAAACTTGGGATGGGGAAACACAGCTAGATGCATATTTGTGCCGAAATGGGCTAAGTGCCTTTTTATATAACACTCATAAAATGCCAGAAAAATTGCGACATGAGGCACTAGAAGAGGCGCAAAATTGGGAAGTATTGTTCTCTTTATCCTCTTTAAATGCAGCGAATATGTGTTGGTGGGACGCGGGATATTTGGAATTTTTAATTCATGTTGAAGATTTAAAAAAGGCTCGCTTTGATAATACTTATCTTAATTTAGCGACAAGCTGATAATAGAGGTTGTCGAGAAAGCGGCTATCCTATTTTGATATGCCCCAAAAAGGTAGACAGATTAAAAAATAAAGCGGAGCGATGAAGCCTAGCTTAAATGTCAATCATTTAGCTTTGCTAAACAGCGTGGCAATTTGTGAGCTTTTCAATTGCTAGAGGCAGTAGAATAAGTTACTCATTTTTTATGTAGTGAAGTAAAAACATAACGAGGAGTGAGGGAAATGAAGAATCAACAGAAGATTGCGGATTTCTTAACCAATTTAACACTTGAAAAAATATATAATCAAAATGGTCTGCTCATTTGGATAGATTGGCGAGAAGCTGAAGAAGACTTAATAGATTACTTTAACGAGCAATTGCCTGTGTCAGATCAAATCAATTGTGAAATTATTGAGATAGATAAACCTAGAGGTGTGGATATTGTTCTATCCTCCCAAGAAAATTCAATGACGATTCCCTTTGCTGATGATGTAACTGATAGGGATAGTGCAATTCGAGCTATGCAGGAAATGCTCTCCCCTCAATATCAAATTCGTTGGTTTATGGAATCATTAGGCAATGATACTCTGGCTTTTGCATTGCTACCAGTCGTACAATGGAAAGAATTAGAACAGCAATTTGATAAGCGTAAAGTAGACTACTATTTCCAACCTGTTACAAACACTAGCGTCATGTTTGAAATGGGCATAGATGAAGTAGATTTATTAATGAAATCTAGAGCAACAGAACTTTTAAATATATGAAAGCGAGTAGTATAGTTGAAAAAGTTTTCACAGCTTGAATCACATAAGGAAAAAATACCTAACGATTATAAGCTGACAATCAAATAGATTACCTCATTCAGCAAATGTTTTTTGTATCTTTTCGATACAGGAAACATTTGCTAAATGAGGATAAAATTTCACCAACAATACGACATCAAAATGCCCACGCCATATTTTTGCGCAAGCTCTTTCATAGTGCTACAGTAACAAAAAATCACCTTTACCACTCGCGTTCTCTTAATGCGTCCTCTACATCAATCTCAATATTGTATGCCTGCAATATATCAATCACTGTTTCTGCAATGCTATCTCTGGCAGCTGTTTCAATTTCACTGTCATGTTCATAAAACTCATCTTCCAATTCATTAATAGCAAGTGTCATCTCGTCCAATTTTTGTTGGATATCCTCTAAAGAGTGAGGAGCTTGCTCTAAATATTGAACAATACCCTCTAATAACATTTTAATCTTATCAACTAAAAATTTTGGGTAATAATCATCTCTATACATATCTCTTAAGTAGTCTATTGTTTTCATTTTGTCCAGCTCCTTTATCTTGAATCAGCATTTTTCAGCCCTTTTCTCCGTAAAAATTAAGGCCTAATCTCTCTAATAACAGCTTGTATACAGTTGTTAAGCTGTATAAATATTAACAAATCTATTGTGAAAATATCGATTGCTTACGCAAATTGAAGCTGTTTTTGTAAGCAATCTGCTACGAACTTATTCGTTTATGGGCGAATCATTACTTTAGGCTTATAATCTATTTTAAAAAAGCTTTAAATTTTCCCTCCAACAACCTTGCAACAAGTGCATAATTTTCTTCATTATAAATAGCTGCATACAGTGAATCGTATCCATCGAAAAGCTGTAATGGGAGGTTTTCATAGTCAGTTAAATAGGCATCGTAATAGGTAGATGCAAACGCAGCTCCTTCTTCCGTTAAATCTTCATCTATCAAAACTCCATCGTAAAACTCAATGAAAAAATCGAGCGCTGTTATTTCACCTATCATTAGCTGTTCATAAAGCCCTGGGTCGTCTTCTTCGATGACAGTCGTATTTGCTAATTGATGCTCTAACATCCAACGGTAAAAAAACGCGATATGCACTGTACCTTGATCAGTAGATAACTCCTGTGGAAAGTCCTCTGCATCAAAATGCCATTTCGATTTGTCATAGGCTGTCATAAAATTTCTCCTGTTTTTATATAAGCTCTTTAATAATCGGCTCAAAGCGTGTGCGATATGGCTCTGGAATGCGCATAAATGCTGAACTAGTAAAGTCATTCAAATGGATGATGCCAAAGCATGTGTATAAAAGCTGCGCTACAACCATATCTTTATATTCTTCAATGTGCTCACTTTGTTCTAGAGGAATAAATGGGCAAAGCTCTACAAATGGCGACTTCATAAATTTTTCAAACCATTGTAAATTGATATCTGTGCTCATAGCTTTTTCAAAGATATCATCGTATGGAACTTCTTGAACAGCTAGCACAGTACATACAAAGACAGGCAATGTTTCAGGTGTTAGACCAAATGTTTCTACATAGGCTTTTGCAAAGTATTCAGGCATTGGCGAATGATCGCCATCGCATTCATACATATAGTCGATAACAAGCTTGCCATAGCTTTTATCGTATAAGCCAAGACCGAAAACAGCGAATGTACTTGGCATTGCTGCTTCTTCTTCATCAACATCTTGATAAAAATGGAACTGTTCCATCGCCTTATAACTATACTCAACTAGTGCAGCATGTAGGCTAGGGTAGCTGAGAGCTTTAGTAAAGAAATGATGTGATGATGTGACAGGTAAATGCTCGATTGGCAACACTAAGTCACTTTTACCTTCATAATAAATGCCAT
This window harbors:
- a CDS encoding cytochrome (ubi)quinol oxidase subunit III codes for the protein MDFNTKFTPHTWPDHPEQATMEGKNKVVGFWIFLACEVVLFASLFATYLALKNKGPAGMEFTTQGLFELPLAFAMTMLLLTSSLTSVYAIYHMRNFNFKGMQTWLAITLALGLGFLALEIYEFQHYVHLGFTFNQSAFATAFYSLVGTHGFHVCLGLVWIATLMIRNAKRGLNLYNAPKFFVAALYWHFIDVVWVFIFTVVYLMGVIG
- a CDS encoding cytochrome B6, which encodes MSSHDTPIVAKSQAQYEYDRHHNAVHMRKQVINFAIMIFFTFIAFAVVAADFSKYLIFPFVLLLAGVQVVLQLYSFMHLEDKKTHFGGVIGFFMWMGILIAFTFFLAFLTIIWW
- the ctaG gene encoding cytochrome c oxidase assembly factor CtaG, whose protein sequence is MPLSIFGFQALWSPYLIGVLVFITVIYFLVTTKWRKDFKESEPLKKGEAIYFVLAMVTIYIIKGSPIDLMAHIMFTMHMVQMAILLLLVPIFLIKGIPWWVWNVAIEAPVARKIFKVFTLPVVAVFVFIGLFSFYHLPSVLDYIKLNETLHGTYTFVLFVSAVFMYWPLIQSMPNRSQMKPLYKLAYIIANAVLITPACALIIFAPNAMYETYTNGDAWLKAMELCVPASTLSGLSLSGPELFTDMKPVADQQLGGVLMKILQELIFGVLLGSIFIKWYRSEQKDPDKITADALKAHQQKWESQQQH
- a CDS encoding DUF420 domain-containing protein; the protein is MELQILPTLSTSFIVISAVLVAIGWGLIIKRKVEAHKKVMLAAGIAALIFFIIYASRTVFIGNTAFGGGEDLKPYYTFFLIFHIILATTGAVFGIVSIISGLKMNIKLHRRIGPITSIIWFFVAITGVLVYVLLYVLFEPGETTSVIKAILGV
- the ytvI gene encoding sporulation integral membrane protein YtvI; this translates as MLQFLKHPFFRHPIIVIALGIALLWFISLSLPILLAYVTAILLEPFNIRISKRFRKKRKIIVSIFFIFFLSITILLCILILFISWKQFSTFIIHIPNYLNQLSSIWIQMQSKLSNYTYHLPVDLVIQIQLLISRALTSIEKFALSLTNVNVWSSLLTYIPSRLFDIFVYWIVLYMLLLELPAINRKMLAPFPFHYHQKILFIGQRVKLALFGFMKAQFLVGICIFAIAFGTFFILKTPFPLILALLLVILDVIPFLDSFILLLPWAIYKAFTGDYVFAIALVVLTIVLFLVRRMIEPKVIGNKVGLSSLTTFIAMFIGFKIFGFLGILIGPLLVVVVLSLFNQTSIKNLPPSQ
- a CDS encoding UDP-N-acetylmuramoyl-L-alanyl-D-glutamate--2,6-diaminopimelate ligase, encoding MQLAELLKDWPCSVTGGSIRTIVTGVEDYAQAVKPGDIFIVRKGKKTSGSRFVKEALARGAVAIVSEESISLPITDQNIPFVWVPNTALFLSYASAKLAAFPAEALTVIAITGTNGKTTVSHYVSQLLRALHKNVAVIGTVGFFINGQKQQTIYEQLTTLQAKELHPILKQCAQNGVTHVVLEASSMGLQQHRLDHCDIDCGVFLNLTEDHLEDHGGLEGYKRAKKRLADLSKKLVLNGDDNFCRSVGIYDKKKSCSFGFDNHNDLHIQIVSESIGKTVLCLQTSSSEHIVEIPFVGKYHVQNAVAALMAIWRLGFSIEEIAEHMWSLRLPEGRLEKIDNSFGIDVYVDYAHTAEALQAVLQTFDRSKTLYLVFSCGGNRDKAKRFAMGAVASKYADIIFLTTDNPRDEDPILINESIIAGFTEQQYYEIYLDRKVAIHKALEKAEKGDIVLVAGKGHEQTQQIKNEKFPFSDQQCVRDYFLNLMPESGVE
- a CDS encoding PaaI family thioesterase; its protein translation is MATSSKEQIEELLANFLQESTAEDEEVLLHLLSGLRAKQQGVHRRYINAALHMVGKFESEISEVRIPITPVIHNTIKVPHGGIIATIADAAMGGLASRSVPEGFNVVTTNMNVSYIATTTNKELIARGRFVHKGRQTLVMECDIEDETGRKLAIATGSFFVIQRRSQA
- a CDS encoding regulator, producing MMMTSDWVIILDEADALCEMILSSEPAKILQQAYDAVYSDVQLIEAIHAFNRMKEQYEDVQRFGKYHPDYHTIMKSIRQQKRALDLNEKVSALKIAENDFQDLLDEISLLIGKTVSEAVKVPVSNPFFASGSSCAGGCGSGGSCSCSA
- a CDS encoding SMI1/KNR4 family protein, which gives rise to MAREHRTAFQFKKWAIDLYEPATVDEIQQVEKELQIVLPKVYKELLGASNGVYGNLVQLYSTDGLIEMNKTYEVQNYAPGYVSIGNDNGGYHLLMRAVEEAVNFQLVSDGYGVPTENDITDNFLSWLNSDAGDPWRNE